A section of the Aigarchaeota archaeon genome encodes:
- a CDS encoding MFS transporter, whose product MQGWKRHHTIWLTMILGWISIYMIRMAPSSALSSIKQEFNLSYTEAGLLANAYFYTYLPAQFPSGWIGDRFGRRLVLSLSSMLWGVLSILTAFVSNFHQFLVARMATGVVQGLYFGNDRPTVAAYTPKGSAGIGQGISFIGIGLGTVLGMYLGGLITSLMGWRWMFVFFAIPSFIVSIIMFIVLKDVPSNGNDGLRSFSELLKNRDFLLMCLAGIPCIYTFWVLATWAPTIFMEVGIGDLSTSSLLASILGITAVPSLIFMGYLSDTLKKKGIRRKLITALDITLMSVFLFLFGYAMSTNSAPILLVAFYTIIGLLYWGFVAPLYAMLQETVPTRLHGTAFGLMNGIHFIGSLISPWFTGLMRDITGNFVWSIYIPAAMLLFSSLIITLISPAFSFKERVTKL is encoded by the coding sequence ATGCAAGGCTGGAAACGTCACCACACTATATGGCTGACGATGATACTTGGATGGATATCGATATATATGATAAGGATGGCACCTTCATCCGCCTTATCAAGCATAAAACAAGAGTTTAATCTTTCGTACACAGAAGCCGGCCTTCTTGCTAACGCGTACTTCTATACCTACCTTCCTGCACAATTTCCATCCGGATGGATAGGCGATAGGTTCGGCCGAAGACTCGTACTGAGTCTATCCAGCATGCTATGGGGCGTGCTGTCAATCCTCACAGCCTTCGTAAGCAACTTTCACCAATTCCTAGTGGCAAGGATGGCAACTGGTGTCGTTCAAGGCTTGTACTTCGGTAACGACCGACCAACCGTTGCAGCCTACACGCCTAAGGGTAGCGCGGGAATAGGACAAGGCATATCCTTCATAGGTATAGGCCTTGGAACAGTCCTCGGCATGTACCTAGGGGGTCTGATAACATCGCTGATGGGATGGAGGTGGATGTTCGTATTTTTTGCTATACCTTCCTTCATCGTTTCTATTATAATGTTCATAGTGCTTAAGGATGTACCTTCGAACGGAAACGACGGTTTAAGGTCGTTCTCGGAGTTACTCAAGAATAGGGACTTCCTGCTCATGTGTCTTGCCGGTATACCCTGCATATACACCTTCTGGGTCTTAGCAACTTGGGCTCCGACCATCTTCATGGAGGTGGGCATAGGTGATCTTTCTACGTCATCGTTGCTGGCATCCATCTTAGGGATAACGGCAGTTCCAAGCTTAATATTCATGGGATACCTAAGCGATACCCTAAAGAAGAAGGGCATAAGAAGGAAGCTGATAACAGCCTTAGATATAACGCTCATGTCGGTATTCTTATTCCTATTCGGTTATGCTATGTCCACAAACTCAGCACCGATCTTGTTGGTAGCGTTTTATACAATAATCGGTCTGCTATATTGGGGCTTTGTAGCTCCACTCTATGCCATGCTACAAGAGACGGTTCCTACTAGACTGCACGGAACGGCCTTCGGACTGATGAACGGCATACACTTCATTGGCTCTCTGATATCCCCTTGGTTCACGGGTCTAATGAGGGACATAACCGGCAACTTCGTATGGAGCATTTACATACCTGCCGCAATGTTGTTGTTCAGCTCTTTAATAATAACTTTGATATCGCCAGCTTTCAGTTTTAAGGAAAGAGTAACAAAGCTTTAG